One Brassica oleracea var. oleracea cultivar TO1000 chromosome C7, BOL, whole genome shotgun sequence genomic window carries:
- the LOC106304257 gene encoding phosphoenolpyruvate carboxykinase [ATP]-like, which yields MSAGNGNANGDGGFSFPKGPAIPKITTGAKRDNEICHDDSGPTVKATTLDELHSLQKKRSAPTTPINQSGAAFSEEERQKIQLQSISASLASLTRESGPKVVRGDPAEKKADGTTTPAYAHGQHQSIFSPALGAVSDSSLKFTHVLYNLSPAELYEQAIKYEKGSFITSNGALATLSGAKTGRAPRDKRVVRDATTEDELWWGKGSPNIEMDEHTFTVNRERAVDYLNSLEKVFVNDQFLNWDPENRIKVRIVSARAYHSLFMHNMCIRPTPEELESFGTPDFTIYNAGQFPCNRYTHYMTSSTSVDLNLSRREMVILGTQYAGEMKKGLFSVMHYLMPKRRILSLHSGCNMGKDGDVALFFGLSGTGKTTLSTDHNRYMIGDDEHCWTETGVSNIEGGCYAKCVDLSREKEPDIWNAIKFGTVLENVVFDEHTREVDYSDKSVTENTRAAYPIEFIPNAKIPCVGPHPKNVILLACDAFGVLPPVSKLNLAQTMYHFISGYTALVAGTEDGIKEPTATFSACFGAAFIMLHPTKYAAMLAEKMKRQGATGWLVNTGWSGGSYGVGNRIKLAYTRKIIDAIHSGSLLKANYKKTDIFGFEIPTEIEGIPSEILDPVNSWSDKNAHKETLLKLGGLFKKNFETFANHKIGVDGKLTEEILSAGPIF from the exons ATGTCGGCCGGTAATGGAAACGCAAACGGTGACGGAGGGTTTAGCTTCCCGAAAGGACCAGCTATACCAAAGATAACGACGGGAGCTAAAAGGGATAACGAAATATGCCACGATGACAGTGGTCCGACTGTGAAGGCGACGACGCTCGATGAGCTTCACTCTTTACAGAAGAAGCGTTCTGCTCCCACCACTCCTATTAACCAAAGCGGCGCTGCCTTCTCCGAGGAGGAACGCCAGAAGATTCAGCTTCAGTCTATCAG TGCATCGTTGGCCTCGCTGACGAGAGAATCTGGACCCAAAGTGGTGAGAGGAGACCCGGCTGAGAAAAAGGCCGACGGTACCACTACTCCGGCGTACGCACACGGCCAGCATCAATCCATCTTCTCTCCAGCGTTGGGAGCTGTAAGTGATAGCTCCTTGAAGTTCACCCACGTCCTCTACAACCTTTCTCCCGCAGAGCTCTACGAGCAAGCTATCAAGTACGAGAAAGGTTCGTTCATCACTTCCAATGGAGCTTTGGCTACGCTTTCCGGTGCCAAAACTGGTCGTGCTCCGAGGGATAAGCGTGTCGTTAGAGATGCGACTACAGAGGACGAGCTTTGGTGGGGAAA GGGCTCGCCGAATATCGAAATGGATGAACATACATTCACGGTGAACAGAGAAAGAGCCGTTGATTACTTGAACTCCTTGGAGAAG GTGTTTGTGAATGATCAGTTCTTGAACTGGGACCCGGAGAACAGAATCAAAGTCAGGATTGTCTCAGCTAGAGCTTACCATTCACTCTTCATGCACAACAT GTGTATCCGGCCAACACCGGAGGAGCTTGAGAGCTTCGGTACTCCGGACTTCACTATATACAACGCTGGACAGTTTCCGTGTAACCGTTACACTCACTACATGACGTCATCCACTAGCGTAGACTTGAATCTTAGCAGGAGGGAAATGGTTATACTCGGCACTCAATATGCTGGTGAGATGAAGAAGGGACTTTTCAGTGTGATGCATTACCTTATGCCTAAGCGTCGGATTCTCTCCCTTCACTCTGGTTGCAATATGGGAAAAGATGGAGATGTTGCTCTCTTCTTTGGACTTTCAG GTACTGGAAAGACGACGCTGTCTACTGATCACAACAGGTACATGATAGGAGATGATGAGCATTGTTGGACTGAGACTGGTGTTTCGAACATTGAGGGTGGATGCTATGCTAAGTGCGTTGATCTTTCGAGGGAGAAGGAGCCTGATATTTGGAACGCCATCAAGTTTGGAACAG TTTTGGAAAATGTTGTGTTTGATGAACATACCAGAGAAGTTGATTACTCTGATAAATCCGTTACAG AGAACACACGTGCTGCATACCCTATTGAGTTCATTCCAAACGCGAAAATACCGTGCGTTGGTCCACACCCGAAAAACGTGATTCTTCTGGCATGTGACGCCTTTGGTGTTCTCCCGCCTGTGAGCAAGCTTAATCTTGCACAAACCATGTACCACTTCATCAGTGGTTACACTGCTCTGGTTGCGGGCACGGAGGACGGCATAAAGGAGCCAACAGCAACATTCTCAGCATGCTTTGGTGCAGCTTTCATAATGTTGCATCCAACAAAGTATGCGGCTATGTTAGCCGAGAAGATGAAGAGGCAAGGCGCTACTGGATGGCTCGTTAACACTGGTTGGTCCGGTGGCAGCTACGGTGTTGGAAACAGGATCAAGCTGGCGTATACTAGGAAGATCATCGATGCAATCCATTCAGGGAGCTTGTTGAAGGCTAACTACAAGAAAACAGATATTTTTGGGTTTGAAATCCCAACTGAGATTGAAGGGATACCTTCGGAGATCCTGGATCCTGTCAACTCG TGGTCTGATAAGAACGCACATAAGGAAACTCTGTTGAAGCTGGGAGGTTTGTTCAAGAAGAACTTTGAGACGTTTGCTAATCATAAGATTGGTGTGGATGGTAAGCTTACGGAGGAGATTCTCTCTGCTGGTCCTATCTTTTAA
- the LOC106301578 gene encoding probable xyloglucan endotransglucosylase/hydrolase protein 7, whose amino-acid sequence MASIKPIITRFSLIFNYKATMVLSLFSARNAFFISLCLFAALYRPVLSKPAKFADDFRITWSDTHITQIDGGRAIQLKLDPSSGCGFASKKQYLFGRVSMKIKLIPGDSAGTVAAFYMNSDTDSVRDELDFEFLGNRSGQPYTVQTNVFAHGKGDREQRVNLWFDPSRDFHEYAISWNHLRIVFYVDNVPIRVYKNNEARKVPYPRFQPMGVYSTLWEADDWATRGGIEKINWSEAPFYAYYKDFDIEGCSVPGPAGCPANPKNWWEGSAYHQLTPVEARSYRWVRVNHMIYDYCTDKSRFPVPPPECSAGI is encoded by the exons ATGGCTTCGATCAAACCCATCATTACAAGATTTTCATTAATATTCAACTACAAAGCAACAATGGTGCTGTCCCTCTTCTCTGCAAGGAATGCTTTCTTTATAAGCTTATGCTTATTTGCAGCATTGTACCGGCCGGTATTGAGTAAACCGGCTAAGTTTGCGGATGACTTTAGGATCACGTGGTCCGATACTCATATCACTCAAATCGATGGAGGAAGAGCCATTCAACTCAAGTTGGACCCTAGCTCAG GATGTGGGTTCGCTTCGAAGAAGCAGTATTTATTTGGCCGCGTTAGCATGAAAATTAAACTCATCCCCGGTGATTCCGCAGGAACAGTTGCTGCGTTCTAT ATGAATTCGGATACAGATTCTGTAAGAGATGAACTAGATTTTGAATTCCTGGGAAACCGAAGTGGACAGCCTTACACTGTGCAAACTAACGTATTTGCTCATGGTAAAGGCGATAGAGAGCAAAGAGTGAACCTTTGGTTTGACCCTTCTCGTGACTTCCACGAATACGCCATTTCATGGAACCATCTCCGTATTGT GTTCTACGTAGACAATGTCCCCATTAGGGTTTATAAGAACAACGAGGCTAGGAAAGTACCATACCCAAGATTCCAACCAATGGGTGTATATTCCACATTATGGGAAGCCGATGATTGGGCAACACGTGGAGGAATAGAGAAAATTAATTGGTCGGAAGCTCCATTTTATGCGTACTATAAAGATTTTGATATAGAAGGATGTTCGGTTCCGGGACCAGCAGGTTGTCCAGCAAATCCAAAGAACTGGTGGGAAGGCAGTGCGTACCACCAATTGACTCCAGTTGAGGCTCGAAGTTATAGATGGGTCCGAGTGAACCATATGATCTATGATTACTGTACCGATAAGTCTCGTTTTCCTGTCCCTCCCCCGGAATGCTCTGCCGGAATATGA
- the LOC106303986 gene encoding uncharacterized protein LOC106303986: MGGGAENGHGGDFRAKVWSMSGGPYCRPKHWRRNTAFAMFGVFLVCIPIAMKSAELEQRPHMPVRPIPSQIWCKNFGTKDDYEKEH; this comes from the exons ATGGGAGGAGGAGCAGAGAATGGACACGGAGGCGATTTTAGAGCGAAGGTATGGAGCATGTCTGGTGGGCCTTACTGTAGGCCCAAGCACTGGCGTCGGAACACAGCCTTTGCTATGTTCGGCGTGTTCCTTGTCTGCATCCCCATCGCCATGAAATCTGCTGAGCTCGAG CAAAGGCCACACATGCCGGTACGTCCTATTCCTTCACAGATATGGTGCAAGAACTTTGGAACCAAGGATGATTACGAAAAAGAGCACTGA